A window from Theropithecus gelada isolate Dixy chromosome 1, Tgel_1.0, whole genome shotgun sequence encodes these proteins:
- the LOC112609418 gene encoding 60S ribosomal protein L12-like, whose product MPLKFNPNEIKVVYLRCTGGEGGTTSALAPKMGPLGLSPKKIGSNIAKATDDWKGLKITVKLTIQNRQAQIEVVPSAYAPIIKALKEPPTDRKKQKNIKHPTAPGGNITFDEIVNIARQMWHRSLARELSGTIKEILGTAQSVGCNVDGRHPHDIIDDINSGAVECPAS is encoded by the exons ATGCCGCTGAAGTTCAACCCCAACGAGATCAAAGTCGTATACCTGAGGTGCACCGGAGGTGAAGGGGGTACTACTTCTGCGCTGGCCCCGAAGATGGGCCCCCTgggtctgtctccaaaaaagattGGTAGTAATATTGCCAAGGCAACGGATGACTGGAAGGGCCTGAAGATTACAGTGAAACTGACCATTCAGAACAGACAGGCCCAGATTGAGGTGGTGCCTTCTGCCTATGCCCCGATCATCAAAGCCCTCAAGGAACCACcaacagacagaaagaaacagaaaaacattaaacacc ccaccgcgcccggcgggaatATCACTTTTGATGAGATCGTCAACATTGCTCGACAGATGTGGCACCGATCTTTAGCCAGGGAACTCTCTGGAACCATTAAAGAGATCCTGGGGACTGCCCAGTCTGTGGGCTGTAATGTTGATGGCCGCCACCCTCATGACATCATAGATGACATTAACAGTGGTGCTGTGGAATGCCCAGCCAGTTaa